The DNA window ACATTGTGGCGGCCATCGGTGTGATGGCGTTTGGCATTTCGTTAATGACAGAAGAAAGTATGGAAGGCACGATCTTTTACTTGCTGCAAGACATGGTCATGAAAACGGCGCTCTTTTTCATTGTCGGGGCGATCGCGTATGTCGCGGGAACGAATCAACTCGGACGGTTTAGCGGACTGCTCGGTTCGTATCCGCTGCTTGGCTGGACCGTATTCCTTTCCGCTCTTGCGCTGGGCGGCATTCCTCCGTTCAGCGGGTTTATTGGAAAGGCGCTCATTATTCGGGCGGCGTTTGACAAAGGACAGCTTCTGTTCGCGCTGGTTGTGTTATTATCCAGCTTGCTCGTGCTTTATTCGGTGATGAAAATTTTTATTCAATCTTGTTGGGGAGAAGCGCGCGGGTATGAGCAAAAACGAGTCGCCCCGCTGTATGTGCCGATTGTCGCGCTTCTTTCCTTGGCCGTTTTATACGGCGTCGGGGCCGAGTTTGTTCGTCCATATATCGCCCAAGCGGCGGCCACATTGGCGGATCCGTCAATGTATATTGAGTCCGTGCTGAAGGAGTAGAGGCAAATGGCGCAACAATTGCTGCTCAACGTGATATTGGCATTCGTTTGGATGTTTCTTGCTGATTCGTTTAGCGGATCATCGTTTGTCATTGGATACCTCCTTGGTTTAGGCATCCTTTTTGTGCTGCGAAGATATTTCTCGACGACGTTTTATGTCGTACCGTTGTTTGTGATTGGAAAGCTGGCGCTCATTTTCATCAAAGAATTGTTGTTGGCCAACTGGGCTGTTTTGAAGATTGTTCTTTCCCCGTCGCTCAACATGAAGCCTTGCATTTTCGCCCTTCCGCTCGAAGTGAAAAAAGACTGGGAAATTACGCTGTTGTCCAGCTTGATTACATTGACGCCCGGGACGTTTGTGATCGACGTCTCTGATGACAAGAAAGAGATTTATATTCATACGATTGATGCTCCGGATGTGGATGAAGCCGTCCGGCAAATCAAGACATCGTTT is part of the Geobacillus sp. 46C-IIa genome and encodes:
- a CDS encoding Na+/H+ antiporter subunit E; the encoded protein is MAQQLLLNVILAFVWMFLADSFSGSSFVIGYLLGLGILFVLRRYFSTTFYVVPLFVIGKLALIFIKELLLANWAVLKIVLSPSLNMKPCIFALPLEVKKDWEITLLSSLITLTPGTFVIDVSDDKKEIYIHTIDAPDVDEAVRQIKTSFEKTILEVSR